The following are from one region of the Quercus robur chromosome 1, dhQueRobu3.1, whole genome shotgun sequence genome:
- the LOC126689096 gene encoding asparagine synthetase [glutamine-hydrolyzing] 1: MCGILAVLGCSDDSQAKRVRVLELSRRLKHRGPDWSGLYQHGDCYLAHQRLAIIDPASGDQPLFNEDKSIVVTVNGEIYNHEDLRKRLPNHTFRTGSDCDVIAHLYEEYGENFVDMLDGMFSFVLLDTRDNSFIVARDAIGITSLYIGWGLDGSIWISSELKGLNDDCEHFECFPPGHLYSSKLGGLKQWYNPLWFSEAIPSTPYDPLVLRRAFENAVIKRLMTDVPFGVLLSGGLDSSLVASITARHLAGTKAAKQWGTQLHSFCVGLEGSPDLKAAKEVSDYLGTVHHEFHFTVQDGIDAIEEVIYHIETYDVTTIRASTPMFLMARKIKSLGVKMVISGEGSDEIFGGYLYFHKAPNKEEFHQETCRKIKALHQYDCLRANKSTSAWGLEARVPFLDKEFINVAMAIDPEWKMIKKGEGRIEKWVLRKAFDDEERPYLPKHILYRQKEQFSDGVGYSWIDGLKAHAAQHVTNKMMFNAERIYPHNTPNTKEAYYYRMIFERFFPQNSARLSVPGGASIACSTAKAVEWDATWSTNLDPSGRAALGVHDSAYDNQVPSASNGIPEIIGNVPLKMEVSTPGVAIQS; encoded by the exons ATGTGTGGGATACTTGCTGTTCTTGGATGCTCAGATGACTCTCAGGCCAAAAGAGTTCGAGTCCTCGAGCTTTCACGCAG ATTGAAGCATCGTGGCCCAGACTGGAGTGGTCTGTACCAACACGGTGATTGCTATTTGGCTCATCAACGCCTCGCAATTATTGACCCCGCCTCCGGTGATCAACCTCTCTTCAATGAGGACAAGTCAATTGTTGTGACG GTCAATGGTGAAATTTACAATCATGAAGATCTGAGGAAGCGATTGCCAAATCACACGTTTCGCACAGGCAGTGATTGCGATGTCATTGCCCACCTG TATGAGGAATATGGGGAAAATTTTGTGGACATGTTGGATGGAATGTTTTCTTTTGTATTACTGGATACACGCGACAACAGCTTCATTGTTGCCCGTGATGCTATTGGGATCACTTCCCTCTATATTGGTTGGGGCCTTGATG GCTCCATTTGGATATCGTCAGAACTTAAAGGATTGAACGATGACTGTGAGCATTTTGAGTGCTTTCCACCTGGTCACTTGTACTCCAGCAAATTAGGTGGACTAAAGCAATGGTATAATCCTCTTTGGTTCTCTGAGGCTATTCCATCTACCCCATATGATCCACTTGTGCTCAGACGTGCTtttgaaaat GCTGTGATCAAGAGGCTGATGACTGATGTACCTTTTGGGGTTCTTCTCTCTGGGGGTCTGGATTCATCGTTGGTTGCCTCTATCACAGCTCGCCACTTGGCTGGAACAAAGGCTGCCAAGCAATGGGGAACACAACTCCATTCTTTTTGTGTGGGCCTGGAG GGTTCACCAGATTTGAAGGCTGCAAAAGAAGTTTCAGATTATTTGGGTACTGTTCATCatgaatttcattttactgttcaG GATGGCATTGATGCCATTGAAGAAGTCATCTACCATATTGAAACATATGATGTAACGACCATTAGAGCAAGCACCCCTATGTTTCTTATGGCACGTAAAATTAAATCATTAGGGGTGAAGATGGTGATTTCTGGTGAAGGTTCAGATGAGATATTTGGTGGGTATTTGTACTTCCACAAGGCACCCAACAAGGAAGAGTTCCACCAGGAAACATGCCGAAAG ATTAAGGCACTCCACCAGTATGATTGCCTAAGAGCTAATAAATCAACCTCTGCTTGGGGACTCGAAGCTCGAGTCCCTTTCCTAGACAAAGAATTCATTAATGTTGCAATGGCTATTGACCCAGAGTGGAAAATG ATAAAAAAGGGAGAAGGACGTATTGAGAAATGGGTTCTGAGGAAGGCCTTTGATGACGAAGAGCGTCCCTATCTGCCAAAG CACATTTTGTACAGGCAGAAAGAACAATTCAGTGATGGAGTTGGATACAGTTGGATTGATGGCCTCAAAGCACATGCTGCTCAACAT GTGACTAATAAGATGATGTTTAATGCTGAACGTATTTACCCACACAACACTCCCAACACAAAAGAAGCCTACTACTACAGGATGATTTTTGAGAGGTTCTTCCCACAG AACTCAGCTAGGCTGAGTGTCCCTGGTGGAGCAAGTATAGCCTGCAGCACTGCTAAAGCTGTTGAGTGGGATGCTACATGGTCAACCAATCTTGATCCTTCTGGAAGGGCAGCTTTAGGAGTCCACGATTCAGCTTATGACAATCAGGTTCCCTCTGCCAGCAACGGCATACCAGAGATtattggtaatgtacctctgaAGATGGAAGTTAGCACTCCCGGAGTTGCAATTCAGAGTTAA